Proteins encoded together in one Acanthopagrus latus isolate v.2019 chromosome 19, fAcaLat1.1, whole genome shotgun sequence window:
- the ppp1r16a gene encoding protein phosphatase 1 regulatory subunit 16A, with amino-acid sequence MAAEHGELLAEMATVGRLSATERLKHAQKRRAQQLKTWAQMEKDATRGSRAKADKKKARTTKIKFPPAITLLDAAARNDVEEVREMLNSGVSPDLVNEDGLTALHQCCIDDFVEIVQCLLDAGACVNACDSELWTPLHAAATCGHTGLVQLLIQAGADLLAVNADGNMPYDLCEDEATLELLEMVMAEQGITQDRIDECRGAKEAAMLVDIQALVQSGADLNAQDDNGATLLHIASANGYISVAELLLEHRAQVEVKDSDGWTPLHAASCWGQIQMVELLVAHGASLNSKSILEETPLDVCMDEEVRAKLMDLKHKHDAIMKSQDRQKGTLQRRASSTGSRGKVVRRVSVNERSSLYRREHHKEAMVWQERGRQPEPQDDDEDRQTDNELNQHASMATGGGATSRLEELEAADRKIVSSLGNGGTSVSLSSSVPGELWSGGGLMERSASYQLSSASGSGSGEGEGADSMTREKSHHTLADLKRQRAAAKLNKYPAPPPPLPPPLEEEPSVTVPEATTTQAQPELQMTPNIEAGASPSQVYFTPASGDPPLLKLRAPEEEQSNNKEPCCGLM; translated from the exons ATGGCAGCAGAGCACGGCGAGCTGCTGGCCGAGATGGCCACGGTCGGCCGTCTGAGTGCCACTGAACGCCTGAAGCATGCCCAGAAGCGTCGGGCTCAGCAGCTCAAAACCTGGGCGCAGATGGAGAAGGATGCGACACGAGGGTCAAGGGCCAAAGCGGATAAGAAGAAGGCACGCACCACCAAAATTAAATTCCCCCCCGCCATCACACTGCTCGATGCAGCTGCGCGCAATGATGTGGAGGAAG TGAGGGAGATGCTTAACAGTGGCGTCAGCCCAGATCTGGTCAACGAGGATGGACTGACAGCTTTACATCAG TGCTGCATTGATGACTTTGTGGAGATAGTGCAGTGCCTGCTGGATGCTGGTGCCTGTGTGAACGCCTGCGACAGTGAGCTGTGGACACCGCTGCATGCTGCTGCCACCTGTGGGCACACTGGATTAGTGCAGCTCCTGATTCAGGC TGGGGCTGACCTGCTGGCTGTCAACGCAGATGGCAACATGCCCTATGACCTCTGTGAAGATGAGGCCACCCTGGAGCTACTAGAGATGGTTATGGCTGAACAGG ggaTAACCCAGGACCGTATAGATGAGTGTCGTGGAGCTAAAGAGGCGGCCATGCTGGTGGACATTCAGGCTCTGGTTCAGAGTGGGGCAGATTTAAACGCTCAGGACGATAATGGAGCGACACTG CTCCATATAGCTTCTGCAAACGGCTACATATCTGTGGCGGAGCTGTTGCTTGAGCACAGGGctcaggtggaggtgaaggacTCTGACGGCTGGACACCGCTACATGCAGCCTCCTGCTGGGGACAA ATCCAAATGGTGGAACTGCTGGTGGCTCATGGAGCCAGTTTAAACAGCAAGTCTATCCTGGAAGAGACACCTCTGG ATGTGTGTATGGATGAAGAGGTCAGAGCCAAACTGATGGACCTGAAGCACAAACACGATGCCATCATGAAGAGCCAAGACCGGCAGAAGGGCACGCTGCAAAGACGAGCCTCTAGTACTGGCAGTCGAGG TAAGGTGGTACGTCGCGTCAGTGTGAACGAGCGCTCCAGTCTGTACAGGAGGGAGCACCACAAAGAGGCCATGGTGTGGCAGGAGAGAGGCCGACAGCCAGAACCACAGGACGACGATGAGGACAGACAAACGGACAATGAGCTAAACCAGCATGCATCCATG GCCACTGGTGGTGGAGCCACGTCAAGGTtagaggagctggaggcagcagacaggaaaaTCGTGTCCAGCCTTGGTAATGGAGGGACCTCTgtttctttgtcctcctctgtaCCTGGAGAGCTGTGGAGTGGTGGAGGTCTGATGGAGCGCAGTGCCTCCTACCAGCTCAGCTCTGCATCCGGGTCTGGGTCTGGAGAGGGCGAGGGGGCGGACAGTATGACTCGAGAGAAATCACACCACACCCTGGCTGACCTGAAACGCCAGCGGGCAGCTGCCAAGCTCAATAAGTACCCGGCACCTCCACCACCCCTGCCGCCTCCCTTAGAAGAAGAGCCGTCTGTCACAGTGCCCGAGGCAACAACCACTCAAGCCCAGCCAGAGCTCCAGATGACCCCCAACATAGAAGCGGGTGCCTCCCCGAGCCAGGTGTACTTCACCCCAGCTAGTGGAGATCCTCCACtgctgaaactcagagctcctGAGGAGGAACAGTCTAACAACAAGGAGCCTTGCTGTGGACTGATGTAG